From the genome of Candidatus Methylomirabilota bacterium, one region includes:
- a CDS encoding 3-hydroxyacyl-CoA dehydrogenase, producing MKISACTAVITGGASGLGRATAERLLAGGARVALLDLPRSAGADVAKQLGDHAHFVPADVTSGDDVAGALDAALARFGVLHVLVNCAGIGSAEKTYGKRGAADLAAFTKVIQVNLIGTFNCIRLAAGHMAKNTPNDEGERGVIINTASVAAFDGQIGQAAYSASKGGIVGMTLPVARDLAELGIRVCTIAPGLFDTPLLAGLPEPARVSLGKQVPFPPRLGRPAEYGALAAQIVENAMLNGETIRLDGAIRMQPR from the coding sequence ATGAAGATCTCGGCCTGCACCGCAGTGATCACCGGCGGCGCCTCCGGGCTCGGCCGCGCCACCGCCGAGCGACTGCTCGCGGGCGGCGCGCGCGTCGCCCTCCTGGACCTGCCCCGCTCGGCGGGCGCCGACGTGGCCAAGCAGCTCGGCGATCATGCCCACTTCGTGCCTGCCGACGTGACGAGCGGCGACGACGTGGCGGGCGCCCTGGACGCCGCCCTCGCCCGGTTCGGCGTCCTGCACGTGCTCGTGAACTGCGCCGGCATCGGCAGCGCCGAGAAGACCTACGGCAAGCGCGGGGCGGCCGACCTCGCCGCCTTCACGAAGGTGATCCAGGTGAATCTCATCGGGACGTTCAACTGCATCCGCCTCGCCGCGGGCCACATGGCGAAGAACACCCCCAACGACGAGGGGGAGCGCGGCGTGATCATCAATACCGCGTCGGTGGCGGCCTTCGACGGCCAGATCGGGCAGGCCGCCTACTCCGCGTCCAAGGGCGGGATCGTGGGCATGACGCTGCCGGTCGCTCGCGACCTCGCGGAGCTCGGCATCCGCGTGTGCACGATCGCGCCCGGGCTCTTCGACACGCCGCTGCTCGCCGGGTTGCCCGAGCCCGCGCGCGTCTCGCTCGGCAAGCAGGTCCCCTTCCCGCCCCGCTTGGGACGGCCCGCCGAGTACGGCGCCCTCGCCGCGCAGATCGTCGAGAACGCGATGCTCAACGGCGAGACGATCCGCCTCGACGGCGCGAT